TCACCGACAAGGCCGGAGAGATGGCCGGTTTCGCCGGAACGGTCGCTGTCGATGGTGCCGTTTATGCGGCATTGATGGCCGGGCCGGCCGCCTTTGCTCCGGCACGGGTCGCGCCCGAGGATCCCGCCTGGATCTTCTATACCTCCGGCACCACCGGCCGGCCCAAGGGCGCGGTGTTGAGCCACCGCAATCTCTGGGCGATGACGGCAAGCTTTCTGGCCGATATCGGCCCGGTCACGGAAGACTCGGCAGCCCTGCATCCGGCGCCGCTGTCGCATGCGGCGGGCCTGTTCGCGCTGCCCTTCGTGCGGCGGGGTGCCGCCAACGTGGTGCCGGAAAGCGGCGGGTTCGATCCCGACGAACTGGTGGCGCTGCTGCACCGCTTTCCGCGGTCGTCCTTCTTTGCCGCGCCGACGATGCTCAATCGCTTCATCGCCTGTCCGGCGCTGGATGAGAGCGCGATCGCCAATCTCGATCTGATCTTCTGCGGCGGCGCGCCGATCTATGTCGAGGATCTGCGCCGGGCGCTCGGCCTGCTGGGGCCGCGCATCTGGATCGGCTATGGCCAGGGTGAGGTGCCCTGCACGATCAGCTATCTGCCGCGGCACGTCCTGGGGGTGGACACGCCCGATAGCTGGCTCGGCTCGGTCGGCATCGCCCGCACCGGTGTTACCGTCCGCGTGGTCGACGACGCCGGCGCCGACTGCGCGCCCGATATGCCGGGCGAGGTGATCGTGTCCGGTGACGTGGTGATGTCCGGTTATTGGCAGAACCCTGAAGCCACCGCCTCGGCCCTGCGCGATGGGTGGCTCTATACCGGCGATATCGGCAGTCTCGACGCACAAGGCGTGCTGACGCTTAAGGACCGGTCCAAGGATGTGATCATCTCGGGCGGGTCGAACATCTATCCCCGCGAGGTCGAGGAGGTGCTGTTGCGTTATCCCGGCGTCACTGAGGCCAACGTGACGGGCCGCCCGCATGCCGACTGGGGCGAAGAGGTCGTGGCCTTCGTGGTCGCCGAGGACGGGGTGACCGCCGAGGCGCTGGACCGGTTCTGCCTGGAGCGGATCGCCCGGTTCAAACGCCCGAAATCCTATCGTTTCGTCCCGTCGCTGCCGAAAAGCAGCTACGGCAAGATCCTGAAGACCGAACTGCGCCGGATGCTGGCCGAGACCGAGCCGGCCTCGAAGACGCTTTGACCCAAGGAGGCGTGACATGACCACACTCATTGCCGGCGTCGGCATGATTCCCTTCGCAAAGCCCGGCGCCTCGGCGCCCTATGACGCCATGGGCGAGGCGGCGATCCGTCTGGCGCTCGACGATGCCGGGATCAGGTTCGAGGCCGTGGAGCAGGCCTATGCCGGCTATGTCTATGGCGACAGCACCAGCGGCCAGCGGGTGATCTATCGCGTCGGCATGACCGGCATTCCCATCGTCAACGTGAACAACAACTGTTCCAGCGGCTCGACCGCGCTGTTCCTGGCGCGGCAGGCGGTGGAAAGCGGCGTGGCCGATTGCGTGCTGGCGGTGGGGTTCGAACAGATGACGCCGGGCGCGCTGGGCACGGTGTTCACCGACCGGCCCTCGCCGCTCGGTGAATTCGACGCGGTCACCGATGCGCTGATCGGCGCGTCGGATCTGCCGATGACGCTGAAATACTTCGGCGGCGCGGGCAAGGCGCATATGGAGCGCTATGGCACCCGGCTTGAAACCTTCGCGGCCATCCGTGCCAAGGCCAGCCGCCATGGCGCGCGCAACCCGCTGTCGGTGTTCCGCCGGGAGATGAGCGTCGAGGAGGTAATGAACGCCCAGACCATCTGGCCCGGGGTGATGACCCGCCCCATGGCCTGCCCGCCGACCTGTGGTGCCGCGGCGGCGCTGGTGGTGTCGGAAGACTTCGCCCGGCGCAACGGGCTGGACGCGACGGTGCGCATCCGGGCGCAGGCGATGACCACCGACCGTCCCGGCAGCTTCGACAGCCGCGACATGATCGAGGTGGTCGGCGCCGATCTGACGCGCAAGGCGGCGCGGACGGTTTATGAGGCGGCGGGTATCGGGCCTGAGGATATCGACGTGATCGAACTGCACGACTGTTTCGCCCAGAACGAACTGATCACCTATGAGGGGCTGGGCCTTTGCGGCGAGGGCGAAGCCGAGAAATTCGTCATGGACGGCGACAACACCTATGGCGGCCGCTACGTCACCAACCCCTCGGGCGGGCTGCTGTCGAAAGGCCATCCGCTGGGCGCGACCGGGTTGGCCCAGTGCTATGAACTGACGCAGCAATTGCGCGGCCGCGCCGGGGACCGGCAGGTCGAGGGCGCGCGGCTGGCGTTGCAGCACAATCTGGGGCTTGGCGGCGCGGCGGTCGTGACCCTTTACGAAGCCGGCGCATGATGGCGGGGGGAGACGGGATCATGGAATATGGCGTTGCCCTGGTGACGGGGGCCGGCTCAGGGATCGGGCAGGGGGTGGCGATACGGCTGGCCCGGCTTGGCGCCCGGGTCGTCGTCACCGATATTTCCGAGGCGGGTATTGATGAGACCCTTCGCCTGATTGCTGTGGACGGCGGCAAGGCGATGGGCCAGCGGCTCGACGTCGCCGACGCGGCCTCGGTCGAGGCGGCCTTCGCCGCCGCCGAGGCCTGGGACAAGCCTGTCGATGTGCTGGTCAACAACGCGGGTATCGCGTCGCTGCATGCCTTCCTCGACTTTCCGGCCGAGGACTGGACCCGGGTGATGACGGTCAATGTCACCGGCACCCTGCTCTGCGCACAACGTGCCGGGCGCGCGATGGTGCGGCAGGGCTATGGCCGGATCGTCAACATCGCCTCGGTCAGCGGCATCCGCGCCGGGGTGGGACGGACGGCCTATGGCACCTCGAAGGCGGCGATGATCGGGCTGACCCGCCAGATGGCGCTGGAGCTTGGGCCTTACGGGGTCACCGCAAACGCCGTCGCGCCCGGCCCGATCGTCACCCCGCTGACGCAGGCGAATTATACCGAGGCGACGGTCGCGGCGTTTCTGCCGATGATTCCGGCCCGACGCATGGGCCAGTCCTCGGATATCGCCGCCGCGGTCGCCTATCTCGCCGGTCCCGAGGCCGGCTATGTCAATGGCGATGTGCTGGTGGTTGATGGTGGCTATGTCGCGGCCGGGGTGACCCAGACCGGGAATCTCGATATGTCGGCAAGCGGCGGATAACAAGCGGCCAGGCTCCGCGAACCTGCCGGGGATGTGATGTGTCCTCAGGGGGGTCGCGGAGCGGGCCATGCGGATACTACCGAGCCTCCAGATCCTCGACCGGTGCTGCCGGGAAGCGGGGCGGGCGGGCGGATTCGAAGGCGTGGGCGGCGCGGAACACCAGATCGTCGCGGAAGCGCGGCCCCACGATGTGCAGGCCCACCGGCATGCCGTCATCGCCGAAACCGCATTGCACCGATGCCGCCGGCTGCTGGGTGAGGTTGAACGGATAGCTGAACGGCGTCCACTGCATCCAGTGCTCCAGCCCCGATCCGGGCGGCACGTCGTGGCCGACGGCGAAGGCGGTGATGGGCAGGGTCGGGGTGATCAGCAGGTCGTAGGTGCGGTGGAAGGCTGCCATCCGCTCGCCCAGCGCCACCCTGGCATCGACCGCGCGCAGATAGTCGACCGTGCCGACGCCGGCACCCAGCTCCGCCACCCGGCGCAGGCCCGGATCGACCAGCGCGCGCTGATCGGGGGCCATATTGGCCAGGATCTTGGCGGCACCGGTGAACCAGTGGGCGTTGAAGATCTCAAGCGGGTCGTCGAAGCCCGGATCGACCTCGTCGATGATCGCCCCCAGATCGGCCAGCACCGCCACCGCCGCATCCACCGCGCGCGCGACATCGGGATTGACCGACACATAACCCAGCGTCCGGCTATAGGCGATGCGCAGGCCGCGGATGCCGCGTTCCAGCGACAGTGTCCAGTCCTGCGTTATCGGCGCGCCCATATACCAGTCGCGGTCATCGGGCTGGCCGACCACGGTCATCATCAGCGCGCTGTCGGCGATGGTGCGGGTCATCGGCCCCAGATGCGAGGTGGTGCCCATGGCGCTGGCCGGCCATTGCGGGATGATGCCGAAGGTGGGCTTGATGCCGGCGGTGCCGGTGAAGGCGCAGGGGATGCGGATCGACCCGCCGGCATCGGAACCCTGATGCAGCACGCCCATGTTCAATGCCGCCGCCGCCCCGGCGCCGCCGCTGGAGCCGCCGGCGGTGGTGGCGGTGTTCCACGGGTTGCGGGTGATGCCGGTCAGCGGGCTGTCGGTGACACCCTTCCAGCCGAATTCCGGTGTTGCGGTCTTGCCCAGGATCACGGCGCCCGCCGCGCGCATATGGGCGGTGAACGGCGCGTCGACATCCCACGGGCCGTCGGCCGCGATGGTCTTCGATCCCTTGCGGGTCGGCCAGCCGCGGGTGAAGGTCAGATCCTTGATCGAGGACGGCACGCCATCGACCGGCCCTGCCGGCGCGCCTGCCATCCAGCGGGCTTCCGAGGCGCGGGCATCGGCCATGGCCGCGTCCTCATCGACCAGCACATAAGCGTTGACCGCGTGATTGAACCGGCTGATCCGGTCCAGTGCCGCGCGTGTCGCCTCAACCGGCGAGGCGGCCTTGCGGCGATAGAGCCTGAGCAGATCGCCGGCACCCAGCGTGCCGAGATCGGTTGCATCCGGAGCGACGGGAGCCGGCACGACAGGATGTTCGGACATGGGGTATGACCTTCTTCTCGTTGGCGGACAGTGGCTACAGTGGCTATTGGCTGAGGGCGAGATAGCGGTCGCGCACCGCCCGGTCGGCCTTGAAGGCCTGTGCGCTGCCGGTATAGACGATCCGGCCCTGTTCCAGAATGTAATGACGATCGGCCAGCGCCTCGCAGACCGCCAGATTCTGCTCGACCAGCAGCACCGGCATGCCGCTTTCGCGGATCGCCTTCAGGATCCGGACGATCTCGTCGACGATCACCGGCGCCAGACCCTCGGTGGGCTCGTCCAGCAACAGGATGCGCGGATTGTTGACCAGGGCGCGGGCCATGGCCAGCATCTGCTGTTCGCCGCCCGACAGCGCCCGGCCGCCATTGCGGCGGCGTTCGCGCAGCCGTGGGAACATGGCATAGACATCGTCCAGCCCCCAGCGGCCGCCCTTGCGCAGTGCGATCTTCAGGTTTTCTTCAACCGTCAGCACGCCGAAGATGCCGCGATGCTCCTGCACCAGCGCCACCCCGCGCCGGGCGATTTCATAGGGTTCGCGGCCGCGCAGATCCTGATTGTCGAAGCTGATCCGGCCCGTGGTGGTGGTGATGCCGGCGATGCTGCGGAGCGTGGTGGTCTTGCCGGCGCCGTTGCGGCCGAGCAGAGTGACCAACTCGCCCGCCCGCACCTCCATGGTGACACCTTCCAGCACATGGCTTTTGCCGTAATAGGCGTGGACGTCGTCGAGCGTCAGCATGCCCCCGCCTCCCCCAGATAGGCGCTGCGGACCCGGTCGTCATTGCGCACCAGATCGGGCGGACCTTCCACCAGAACCCGGCCCTGATGCATCACCGTGATCACGTCGCTGATCGACATCACGATGCTCATATTATGCTCGATGAGCATCACGGTGTAGTCGCGACCAAGCTCGCCAATCAGCCGGGTCATCACCGGGATATCGTCGATGCCCATGCCGGATGTGGGTTCGTCGAGCAGCAGCAGCTTCGGCCGCGCGGCCAGCGCCATGCCCACTTCCAGCACCCGTTGCTGGCCATGCGACAACTCGCCCGCCGGCAGATGGGCGCGGCCGCCCAGTTGCAGGCGGTCGATGATCTCGTCGGCCACCTTCAGGTGATCGGGCCGCGACGTCACCGGTCGCCAGAAGGCCAGCGCCCGGGCGCCGTCGCGGCCCTGCGCCGCCAGCCTCAGATTCTCGCGCACGCTCAAGGTCTGGAACAGGCTGGTGATCTGGAACGAGCGCGACATGCCAAGCCCGACCCGCGCCTCCGGTGGCCGGTTGGTGATGTCGCGGCCGTCGAACGTCACCCGCCCGGCGGTTGGCCGGCGTTCCCCGGTCAGGCAGTGAAAGGTGGTGGTCTTGCCGGCGCCATTGGGGCCGATGATGGTGTGAATGGTGCCCTGGCGCACGGTCAGGTCCACACCATCCACCGCCTTGAACGCGCCATAGGCAAGCTCAAGCCCGGTGGTCTGCAACAGGATGTCGCCGGATGGCGCGGTCATGGCCGGTCCTCCGCCTTGGAACCGCTCTGGCGCTGGCGCCAGCGGTCGATCAAGCCCTCGATGCCGCCCCACAAGCCGCCGCGCATCACGATCACCACAGCGATCAGGGCAACGCCCAGCAGCAGATGCCAGCGCGGCCAGATCGCCGACAGCCAGTCGCCCAGCAGCACGATGCCGGCCGAACCCAGGATCGAGCCCAGCAGCGACCCGGTGCCGCCGATGATGGTCATGATCAGGATGTTTTCCGACATCGGCAGCTCGATGTTCGACAGCGGCGCGAAGTTGAGCAGCATGGCATAGAGCGCGCCGGCGATGCCGGTCAGCGCGCCGGAAATGGTGAAGGCCAGGATCTTGAACTGGCGGGTGTCGTAACCGACGGCGGCGGCGCGGTCGGTGTTCTCGCGGATCGCGACCAGGGTGCTGCCGAAGGGCGAGTTGATGATCCGCCGCGCGCCCACGAACATCGCCATATAGATCGCAGCGACGAAGCCATAGAAGGCGAGCGGCGAGGACAGATCGGCCAGCACGATGCCGGCGATGGCCAGGGGTGGGCGCGGCACGTCCAGCAGGCCGTTATCGCCGCCGGTCCAGTCGCTGAGGGTATAGGCGGCGAAATAGGCGAGTTGGGTGAAGGCGAGGGTAAGCATGACGAAATAGATGCCGGTGCGCCGGATCGCCAGCGTGCCGACCAGGGCCGCTGTCAGCGCGCCGCCGGCGCCGGCGATCAGCAGCGCGCCGATCAGCCCGATATCCAGATGGATCATGGCCAGCGACGCCAGATAGGCGCCGGTACCGAAGAAGATCGCCTGACCGAAGGACAGCAGCCCGGTATAGCCAAGCAGCAGGTTGCAGGCCAGCGCCGCCATGGCGAAGATCACGATCTCGGTGGCGAGCGTGGCCGATGGCAGCACCACCGGCAGAATGATGACCGCGGCCAGCGCCGCCAGGGTGATGCCGCTCAGGATGCGCGGGTTGCGTATCGATGACGCGGTCGTATCGCTCGACAGATGCGCCATGGCCTCAGGCCCTCCCGAACAGGCCATAGGGACGCCACAGGATCACGGCGGCCATGGCGCCATAGATCATCAGGCTGGCCCCTTGCGGCCACAGGCTGGTCATCAGGCTTTGCACCAGACCGACCAGCAGGCTGCCGACCAGCGCGCCGGTGAACGAGCCCATGCCGCCGATCACCACCACCACGAAGGCGATGCCCAGCACCTCGGCGCCGATGAACGGATGGGCGCCGCGGATCGGCGCCGACAGCACCCCGGCAATACCGGCCAGCGCCACGCCGAGGGCGAAGGTCAGCGAGAACAGCCGGTAGATATTGGTGCCGAGCAGCGCCACCTGTTCGGGATTTTCCGATCCGGCCCGGACCAGCGCGCCGAAGCGGGTGCGTTCCAGCAGCAGCCACAGCGCCAGGCCGATCACCGCCGCGAAGGCGATCATGAACAGCCGGTATTCCGGATAGGCGAAATTGCCGAAGCGGACCACGCCGCGCAGCATCTCGGGCACCGGCACGCTTTTGCCGACTGGGCCCCAGATCATGATCGCGCTTTCCTGGATGATCAGCGCGATGCCCAGCGTGATCAGGATCTGGAAGGTGTGGGGCAGGTGATAGACCCGCTTGATCAACGCCCGCTCGGTGACCCAGGCGATGGCACCCACCACCAGCGGCCCCGCGACCAGAGCCAGCCAGAAATTGCCGGTCAGGCTGACGGCGGTGTAGCAGACATAGGCGCCGACCAGAAAGAAGGCGCCATGGGCGAAGTTCACGAAATTGAGCAGACCGAAGATGATCGTCAGCCCCACCGAGATGAGGAAATAGATCATCCCCAGCCCCAGACCGTTCAGGATCTGGAACAGATAGACGTTGAGCATCGGGTGCCGCCTCTGACCGGAAAGCGGACGGGCGGCGGGGCGGTCATCCGGTGACCGCCCCGCCTGCCCGCCATGCGTCGTGCCGGCGTGGCGCCGGTCAGGCCATCTTGCAGGCGATGGCATCGCCTTCCGGGAACGACCGGCCGCTGCTGACGATCCGGGCCAGATCATCGTCATCGGCCCTGGCCGAGGCCGCCTTGCCCTTCAGCAGATAGTAATCCTTGATCACCTGATGGTCTTCGGCACGCACGGTCTCGGTGCCGGTCGGGCCTTCATAGGTCATGCCCGACAATGCTTTGCGCACGGCGGCGCCATCGGTGCTGCCGGCCGCCTTGATCGCGTCGAGGATGACCTTTGTGCCGATATAATCGGCCGCCAGCGGATAATTCGCGGTGATGCCATAGGCCTCGCGGACCTTTTTCACCAGCTCGACATTCATCGGGCTTTCGACCTGATGCCAGTACTGGGCGCCCAGATAGACATCCTCGATCACGTCCGAGCCCAGTTCCTGGAACTGGTCCAGACCCGCTGACCAGGCGAGCAGAATGGTCATCTGGCTCTTCAGGCCGAAATTCACCGCCTGACGCAGCGTGTTCGACGACTGGCCGCCGAAATTCAGGATCAGCAGCACATCCGGCGACTGGCCCATCGCATTGGTCAGATAGCCCGAGAATTCCTGCTCCTGCAGCGAGTGATAGCTGTTGCCAACATGCTCGATGCCCTTTTCGGCGAAGATCCGCTTGGCATTGGCGAGCAGGGCCTCACCGAAGACATATTGCGGGGTGATCGTGTACCAGCGCTTCGCGTTGGGCATCGCCTCGATCAGCGGCCGCACGGTCTGTTCGATCGCGCCATAGGTCGGCACCGACCAGCGGAAGGTGCCGGGGTTGCAGTCGCTGCCGGTCAGCTCGTCGGCGCCGGCCGGGGTCATGAACACGCCACCCGCCTGATTGACCTCCTTGCCGACCGCGAGTGCCGAGGACGACAATGTGCAGCCGTTGAAGAAGCGCGCGCCATCCTGCTGGATGGCTTCCTGCACCTTGCGCACCGCCTTGCCGGCATTGCCCTCGGTGTCGATGGTCTTATAGCTGGCGGGGCCGCCCAGCACGTCGCCATAGCTGCCGACGGCCAGCTTCGAGCCCATCTCGGCGAATTTGCCATAGCTGGCGAAACCGCCCGACATCGACTTGACGCCATGGATGGTGACGGGGTCTGCGGCGAAGGCGCGGCTGCGGATGATGGCCGGGGCGGCCAGAAGCGAGCCGGCGGCAAGGCCGGTCTTCAGAAAAGTGCGACGTTTCATGATCATGGGTCTGGGCCTCCATGTCCCGTGGATGGTCTTGTGCCCCGCGATGGGGGCTGGTTGTCGGACCGTCCGGCTTCTGGGGGATTTGTACAACCCGCAACGCTCCCCGCGCGGGCTGTGGCCGGATCGGTCGTCTGTGGTCTTCGGCGGTCAAGGCGCCGGGGTGGTCAGGCCGCCCCCGGCTCAAGCAGAAAGCGGCGGGCCACCTCGGCCTCCAGGGCGTCGAGATGGTCTTCGGCGTCGCACATGTGGTCGGTCATCAGCCGGCGGATCGCGTCTGCATCCGCGCGGCGATAGGCGTCGACGATCTGGCGGTGGTAATCGACATTGGCGGCGCCGAACTGGTGGCGTTCGGGCACATAGACCTTCTTCAACACCACCACATCGCGCAGCAACTCGTTCAGGAACCGGCCCAGGAAGCCATAGATCGGGTTCGGGCAGGCATCGGCCAGCACATTGTGGAACTCGATCTCGGCGATGCGCTGGACACGCTGTTCATCCTCGCTCACCGGCTCGTGGGCGCAGAGCGCGATGTTGTCCTCAAGCGCCGCGTAATCGGCGTCGGTCAGCCGGCCCACCGCCAGCACCGCGACCTCGGGCTCGATCAGCTTGCGCAGGGCATAGATCTGATGGCTGTCGGGATGCCGGAAATGCAGGAAATTGCGCAAGGCGCGCGAGGCGTGGTCATGGGTGGGCTCGGCCAGATAGGCACCGCCGCCGGGGCCTGTGCGGCTGACCACCAGCCCTTCCACCTCCAGCCCCTTCAGCGCCTCGCGCACCGTGGCCTTGGCGCAGCCATGTTCGGCGATCAGCTCGGCCTCGCCTGGCAGCCGGTCGCCGGGCTTCAGTTTTTCAGTGACGATGCGGCGCTTCACGTCCTCGACGATCAGCTCCGACAGCTTCTGGCGGCGGCGCAGGGTCTGGCTCTGGCTGCGTCGCGCCGGCGTCGCCGTCATGCATGGGCCTCCGTGTCACAGGCCGCCGAAGCGGCGATCGATGCTATTTATTATGATAATTAGGATCGAATTTCCCGGCCCCGTCAAGCGCCGGTGAAACCTTCGCGGCCGTCGGGTGTTGAAAGGCTGATGGCCGTCCACGGCCGACAGACGAAGGGTCATGAACCATGCCCGCGAAATCGAAAGCCCAGCAGAAAGCCGCCGGGGCCGCCTTGTCGGCCAAGCGTGGCGACACCAAGGTCAGTGACCTGAAGGGCGCGTCGAAATCGATGGTCAAGTCGATGAGCGAGAAAGAGCTGCACGACATGGCCGCGACCGACCGCAAGGGAAAGCCCGAGCACGCGTCGAAATCGTGATCGCGCCCGCCATGCCCCAACAGACCGGGAGCCTAGCAATGTCGAGCAAACTGCCGCCGGTGCCACCGGCCAATCGCAGCCCCAAGGGCACCGGTGAAGATCCGCATGTCTCCACCGATGATGCGCCCAAGGGCACGCATGGCGCGCCCAACCCCGACAAGCAGGGGCAGCAGGGCGCCAGCCGCCAGGGCACCACCCATCAAGGCTATCAGCAGGACCGCTGAGGGAGCCCGTCCATGTCCACGTCATCCAAAACCCCGGCCAGCATCCGCCAGGGCGGCCCCGGCGCCTCGCATGAGAACGCCAAGGCACCGCTGGCGGTTGAAAAGCCGCAGGCCGACCCTGAGAACCGCCATCGCAGCGGCGTCTCGGGCGGCGGCGGCGAGCGCGACCGCCATCACACGCACGAGCCGGCGAAGAAGGGCGGCTGAGCGGCCCCCGCCGGCCCGCGTTCCGGACACATCCACCGGAGGCAGACGACATGTCGAAACATCCCAAGACCGAACGGCCGAGCGATGCCGACCTGCGCGGCAACCCGATGATCGGCGGCAGCCGCGGCACCACCCGTGCCGGCGTCGATGCCAACGACCTGGCGCAGGATCAGGGCCGCAACACCATGGAGGGCGATGTCGGCAACGACACCACGCCCCAGGGCGGCATTTCCAAATCCCCGCAGGCCGACCGCACCACCCGGCGTTGATGCCGGCGTGGGGGATCAATCCAATCAGGGAGCCACCCCCGTGGCCAATGCAAGCAAGAAACACATCGGCGCGGGCGCCCAGGGCAAAGGCTCTGGCGCCGGTGCCATGACCGATCTGCCGCCCGAGGGCATCGAGGAAGGCAAGGTGTTGTCGAACCGCGACAAATCGCGCCATACCGACGCGCGCGGCCGCGATGGCAAGGCCATTCAGTCCGACCAGTATCAGGACAATGAGCACGACCAGCAGCCGGCGCCGGAGCCTGGCCGTGAGGGCGGAGCGCGGCAATGACCGAGACCGTGGCCCTGCCGGCCGATCTGGACGCACGGGTGCACCGGTTTCTGACGGCGGCCTGCGCCCGCAATCTCAGGCTGGCCACCGCCGAAAGCTGCACCGGCGGGTTGCTGGCATCGCTGTTCACCGATGTGCCGGGCTGTTCGCACGCCTTTGAACGGGGCTTCGTGGTCTATAGCAACGCCGCCAAGCACGAACTTCTGGGCGTGCCGCAGGCACTGCTGGACGATCCGGGGCCGGTGTCGGAACCGGTGGCGCGGGCGCTGGCCGAAGGCGCGCTGGCGCGGGCGATCGCGGATATCGCGGTCGCCACCACCGGCTTCGCCGGCGCCGGCGCACCCGGCGACGAACCCGGTCTGGTGCATGTGGCGGTGGCGGCCCGCAACCGCCCGACCTGCCATCGCCGCGTCAACTTCCCTGAAACCGATCGCGGCGGTGTGCGGCTGCGGGCCGTGGAATTGTCGCTGGATCTGTTGGAGGAGGTGCTGGACGGGTGGGGGCGATAGAGGAATTTCCGTTTGCCCTGGCTCACGAAAATTTCTCTAACTTATTGTTTCAGGTAGAATCTTCGCGTGCCGGATGGTGCCGGCGAAGGCCAGCACGAACCCGATCGAGAGCACGAGCACGGTGGTCGGCGCCGGCGCGCTGTCGACGAAGAACGACAGATAGACGCCGAGCAGCGATCCGGCGACGGCGATGCCGGTGGCGAGGAGCAGCATGGTGCTGAACCGGCGCGTCAGAAGGAAGGCGATGGCGCCAGGGGCGATGAGCATGGCGCCGGGACACTGCCCAGATTATGGGTCGAGATCAGCATGACGCGGCCCTCGTCGCGCAGCGCGCGCAGCAGCCGGATGATCTGGTCCTCGGTCTTGACGTCGACACCGGTGAAGGGCTCGTCGAGCAGGATGACCCGGCTGTCCTGGGCCAGCGCCCTGGCGAGAAACACGCGCTTTTTCTGGCCGCCGGAAAGCTCGCCGATCTGGCGCTTGCGGAACGCTGTCATGTCGACCCTGGCGAGCGCCGCCGCGACCGCCTCGCGGTCGGCCGCTCTGGGCCGGCGCATCATGCCCATCCGGCCATAGCGGCCCATCATGACCACATCCTCGACCAGCACCGGAAAATTCCAGTCGACCTCCTCGGCCTGCGGCACATAGGCGATCAGGTTGCGGCGCATCGCCGCGCCGACCGGCATGTCGAGCACCCTGATATCGCCGCGGGCGAGCCGGACGAAACCCATGATCGCCTTGAACAGGGTCGATTTTCCGGCGCCGTTCACCCCCACCAGCGCGGTGATGGTGCCGGTGGGGATCTGGAAACTGGCATCGCGGAGCGCGGTATGACCATCGCGATAGGTGACGGTGGCGCCGGTCACCGTGATGCCAGATTCTGTGATACCCGATCCCATGGCATCCGGTCCCGCCACATCCGGCCCCGCTTCGGCCATGGCCGCCGCAGCTTGCGCGTTCA
The Tistrella bauzanensis DNA segment above includes these coding regions:
- a CDS encoding branched-chain amino acid ABC transporter permease, producing MLNVYLFQILNGLGLGMIYFLISVGLTIIFGLLNFVNFAHGAFFLVGAYVCYTAVSLTGNFWLALVAGPLVVGAIAWVTERALIKRVYHLPHTFQILITLGIALIIQESAIMIWGPVGKSVPVPEMLRGVVRFGNFAYPEYRLFMIAFAAVIGLALWLLLERTRFGALVRAGSENPEQVALLGTNIYRLFSLTFALGVALAGIAGVLSAPIRGAHPFIGAEVLGIAFVVVVIGGMGSFTGALVGSLLVGLVQSLMTSLWPQGASLMIYGAMAAVILWRPYGLFGRA
- a CDS encoding ABC transporter substrate-binding protein, which codes for MKRRTFLKTGLAAGSLLAAPAIIRSRAFAADPVTIHGVKSMSGGFASYGKFAEMGSKLAVGSYGDVLGGPASYKTIDTEGNAGKAVRKVQEAIQQDGARFFNGCTLSSSALAVGKEVNQAGGVFMTPAGADELTGSDCNPGTFRWSVPTYGAIEQTVRPLIEAMPNAKRWYTITPQYVFGEALLANAKRIFAEKGIEHVGNSYHSLQEQEFSGYLTNAMGQSPDVLLILNFGGQSSNTLRQAVNFGLKSQMTILLAWSAGLDQFQELGSDVIEDVYLGAQYWHQVESPMNVELVKKVREAYGITANYPLAADYIGTKVILDAIKAAGSTDGAAVRKALSGMTYEGPTGTETVRAEDHQVIKDYYLLKGKAASARADDDDLARIVSSGRSFPEGDAIACKMA
- a CDS encoding FadR/GntR family transcriptional regulator; protein product: MTATPARRSQSQTLRRRQKLSELIVEDVKRRIVTEKLKPGDRLPGEAELIAEHGCAKATVREALKGLEVEGLVVSRTGPGGGAYLAEPTHDHASRALRNFLHFRHPDSHQIYALRKLIEPEVAVLAVGRLTDADYAALEDNIALCAHEPVSEDEQRVQRIAEIEFHNVLADACPNPIYGFLGRFLNELLRDVVVLKKVYVPERHQFGAANVDYHRQIVDAYRRADADAIRRLMTDHMCDAEDHLDALEAEVARRFLLEPGAA
- a CDS encoding DUF3008 family protein, with protein sequence MPAKSKAQQKAAGAALSAKRGDTKVSDLKGASKSMVKSMSEKELHDMAATDRKGKPEHASKS
- a CDS encoding CinA family protein, which codes for MTETVALPADLDARVHRFLTAACARNLRLATAESCTGGLLASLFTDVPGCSHAFERGFVVYSNAAKHELLGVPQALLDDPGPVSEPVARALAEGALARAIADIAVATTGFAGAGAPGDEPGLVHVAVAARNRPTCHRRVNFPETDRGGVRLRAVELSLDLLEEVLDGWGR